Below is a genomic region from Plasmodium relictum strain SGS1 genome assembly, chromosome: 13.
TTCAAtacatatttcattttttatattattcttttcttCCAAATATTTACTATCTAAAAAATTGATGctttctttttcatctttatttGATAGATATCggtattctttattttcactGATATGATTTTCCATTATAGAATATATATCTACTGTATCcttatcatatatattttgatcatttttagatatatcgtttataaaattattatttttttttaaatcgtTTTCCTCGTTTTTATTCACACAATTATTCTGAATGACACTACtagtataatttttatattcatctttgttatttttatccATACTTATTTGATGTGAAtcatttatatcttttttattttcatatttattattttcttcaacatttttaatttgttctaaataatttatatttcttttatattcttctttATCGTCTCCATATTCATCATCTACttgttctttatttttttctatgttattattataatcatATATTTGATTacatttgttttttatattgtcTTCTCTTTTAATGGTGTTAGTTAATTTTTGTTCTTCAATAATAACATTATGACTATTtagaaattttattacatcgtcttttataaaatcatGACAAATAATTTGTATTCTCATAAAAGCTCTTTGAATTACATTATCATATTCTTTActtaaaatatcaaaaacTTTTAGGGCTTGCTTTTTTGCACTATCGTCAATATTTATACTATAACCAATGTTTTTAACCATACCTAAAATattgtatatttaaaatattttagtatcacaatttaaatatatatataatttttttattattactttcaATCATATTAGTTGAAAGAGGATACCCCGTTTGTGGATTTACACTCATTTCATGTAAAATTTCAATCATATCCTTGtaaactttttcttttaaaatacttCTTTCCTTATTACTTATTTGCAAAGTTCCTAATAAGAATTATGAAATttgaaaataagaataagtataataaaaaaaagaaaaatatatatatatatatatacttaaaaacattaaaaaaataataatgttttGTACCTTTCTCCAAAATGGTTTTACATATTTCATAATTGTTATCGGAATTAAAACAAGAATTTAATTCTGACTTTTTGGCTATTTCCCCTTTCGatatatttgtaaaaattaaatgagaTTGAAGAACATCATCTATATTCAACTCAActcctttaaaaaaaaagaaaaaatataaaatattttaaaaacttGAATAaattctgaaaaaaaaatattatatatatatatataaattgtttTAACCATCTCTCCaatcaataattttattcttataaCAAGcaatttcaaattttttccCTTTATGCTTGTATTTAACTATAGCAACATTAGTAAACTTAACTTGATTAATTGGCTGAAATAATGCGCCCATTATTATATCATATTTGATATTgtatagttaaaaaaaaaaaaaaattatatacatatataaatacatatattacATATTAATTTTGAATTTGTTAAAAAGATATGCTTTATTAAAGATATAATAGaaatgaaaagaaataagaataatatattaaattttgaaCTATTTTTTCAATGATAAAATTTCAACCtagaagaaatatattttttttatattataaatattctatcaaattatttttttacagacaaattttaattaaattttttttttttttattaatattatattcaaaaaaatttatatttaaaagttatatatatgtacatgtatatatatataatatttttactttttattttttatgaatttaatgttttattatttaatttttttatattttatttttttattttttattcttgaATTAAATATACTATATTTCAACTtacattctttttttattatttttttttacttctcttttttttttctttttataaatatttaaataagaaCAATAAGAGAATTTAAAGCagattttcatttttctttcattttttcagTATATGTTATCAAAAATTTTGACTATTTTTCAATTGTGTGCAGTATTTaatgtaattttaaataaaattatttaaaaaaaaaaaaaaatgattgcCTTATAATAAAAGTTCTAACAAAATTTATAGAGTGAATTAAAGCTACTgtatgaataataataataataattttttattaaaatttataaaattagttttaaaaagaattataaaaaagactAAACGAAAAATTATAGAGTAACATCATTATAATGCATAACAACTTAATTGTTTACACATAACGGTGTACAAATGATTATATTCACAAAAACTCCTGTATATAAAAAGTACAtaattacatatttataaataaaaaataaaaaaagtaaaatgaaaaaaaatattttatattattaatacattaattaaaaatgggtatcaaaaaaataaaaaaaaattaatatattttagacAAAATTGGAGGGGAGGgggaagaaataaaaataaatataaaaataaaaaagctatacacataaattttatattaaaatatagttAAGAAAATCTGCTcatttgaaaataataacgttaaaaaaaatattaaattgatattatatataaataatatatatttattgtaatttaatttattaaaagtatatataaaattttttttttgtattaaaaaaatttatttataatatctaGTTCCACATCCACATACATTCAGCCATAAGCTGTCAGCATATTTTGATGTCCTAgtctattataaaaaaacatatatatatttttatttatcttattttatttaatttatttattaattcagattttaaaatatctaaCATACCAAAgggttttttattttcatggTATTTTTCTGTGCAATATaaacgaaaaaaaataaaataaaataaagtaaaaattattataatacaatatattttttttataaagtattttttattttattttaattttattttctttacatTTTCTATAGCTCCATATCTTAAGAGTAAGTGATaagctaaaaaaaaaaaaaaaattaaacaataaaataagtaaaaaaatcaATTAATGAAATCAAATATATGGctttcattaaaaaagaaaaatttataattaggtgatttttcttttctctttaatattatttaataccttttgaattaaaaatgCATTTATCTAAAGCTGTCTCATCATAATcatcttttatattaataccTAAATCTCcacctttttttaaaattgctTCAATCCAATCAAGTGGTACctttataaaatgaaaaaaaaaaaaaattacattttatatattactcTCTAggtatttcattttttttcttaattaatattattataaatgtatatttaatatatgttattttttatactttcttTTCACAGGCTATCATCAAAGCTGTTTGATTATTCCTACTCAATGCATTAATATCTATACCTCTTCTAGCGAGTAAATATCcaacaattatttttttgtgtaGCAAAATAGCCATTTGtaataaagtaaaaactGGCTCATTTgaacttaaaaaaagaaataaatttatttagaataaatacatttttttatatgtacactttttaaaataatacataaatatgtaagtatatatttataaatatttggGAATTTTAAGGAataatatgataaaatattggtagaataattttctaaatatatatgtatatgctAATATACacgtatttatatattttacccatttttaaaattggCTATTTGTACATTCCAATAAGGCTTCAATTTTTTAACATCTTCGATTgtcatttcttttaatatagtTACGATTGAAAaatcaaatttttataaagaaaaatttttaaatagaaataagaaatattcattgaaattaattattatatagtATTTATTTTACCTGATACAACATCTTCATTAATCAATATACTTTCATAATTAaacataattataaaaaagaaagaaaaataaaaaaaaaatttatatttttatataatgcaAAATAATTTCCTTcaagaaaaagtaaaatctttatcaaaaagaaaaatataactaaaaatgaaaaaaaattatagacgTATATAAAATCTAAAgattacatatatttattctatgatatattttattaattctatatctcttttattaaattttcctATAacttattttctaaattttcagTTTAAATTGATATGAATCA
It encodes:
- a CDS encoding ankyrin-repeat protein, putative, giving the protein MFNYESILINEDVVSEMTIEDVKKLKPYWNVQIANFKNGSNEPVFTLLQMAILLHKKIIVGYLLARRGIDINALSRNNQTALMIACEKKVPLDWIEAILKKGGDLGINIKDDYDETALDKCIFNSKAYHLLLRYGAIENKNTMKIKNPLTRTSKYADSLWLNVCGCGTRYYK